The genomic region GGGATTTTTTGGTACGATCCAGCGCTGTATGGAAAGATTTATCGTGTGTTGCGATCGCCTCTTTTCGCTCTAACCGACAAAGATACTAAAGAGATGATGCGGCGCTGTTTTACCCAGGAGTCAGAGGGATTACACCGCAGTTATTTAACTCATCAGGAAGCAATGGAATCTTATAAAGTGTATCTTGAAAAACTCGATTATTTGTGGCCACGCAATCGAGAAATGTCACTGATGGCATCTAATTCAATTTCGCAATATTTGGCAACTCAACAAAGTGCCTTTCAACGCTTTGAACAGCAACATACAGAGGATTTATGCCATGTCTGATTTGTATAAAATATCCTTTCCTGGCACTGATTATCCGCCTATTAGTGTGCAAATCCATGAAAATTTATCCGAACATCTAACTATTAAGAATTCACCTGTTTTGTTTGGCTGTAGGACTGGACTTTGCGGAACTTGCTTAGTTGAGGCGATTGGCGATATTCCTGCTGCTAAAGCCGATGAACAGGAGATGTTGGATACCTTAGCTCCTAATGTTCCGAATGCTCGATTAGCCTGTCAGCTTGACCTCACAACTAATGTAGAGATTTGCCGATTTTAAAAATGACTGAATATCCGGTCTATAAGGGTTTATAATGGAATGAGCGCTGTAGCGAAAGAAGCTCAAAGTAACTGAGGAGATATTAACAATGATGACTGCCAATAAAAATAGTACTAAGAAACGCCCTGCTACGCTCGACAAACGAGTATCATTTTGTAATGATTTCCCAGGATTATACAGCATTCAGCAACGCAACCTACTTTATTTACACCTAAGACCTAGACATAGTTCAGCCAAGTACAAATGGCAATTTGCGTTCGATGTTTTGAATAGCGGTAAGTACGAAAATACAGTTCTCTTCACAAAAGAGGAATTTCAAACACTAATTCAACTATTTGAATCGAAACAGTTTGACTGGAAAAACCGAACTCTAGATAATTTCCCTAGTTTTCTAGCGTATAACTATTTAACATTAAATGACGCGGTAGCTGTCGCCAATAAAGTTGCTGAGTTTACATATCAACTGCATAACGACCAATTGCGGTCGTTGTATGCTCAAGAGATATCTCAGGCTAAATATGACTCTCGCTCAGATTTAACTATACACATATATGATGATAAAAAAGGTGAGTATCAGTTAAGCGCATCTTATAATTTTCAAGTAGAAATTATCCTATTTAAACAGGGAAAAATTAAAACTAAATATGGTTCAGAATATATAGGCTTAATAGACGGATCTAGGCGTGATGAGGTAATTGCTACCCACAATCCTCAACGAGAAGACGGGGTTTTATTAATTAATCATAATGCCCAGAATGCTGAATTTTTCCTAACAGACTGGAACACATTTTGTTTGCAGGTAGATCGGCGCGTGTTTCCCAACAAATAGGGATGGTTGCAGCTGAGACTCCTAGAACGCCGGTCAAGTAATCTTCAGTGGGGCGTTTTTAGCGTGTAGGGGCGAAGCATTCAGGCAGAAAATCTAGGGTTTCAGCGACAGATTACAGCCCGAATGCTTCGCCCCTGCCAATAATTTTGATTACTTGACCGATGCTCTAGCGATGCAATTTGAAGATTTCTGGTACATTGTCGCATTGAGCGACCAATTACAACCTAACACAGTTTTGGCCCGATCGCTTCATTTACTCACCAGTAATATTTTCTAACTCCCCAGGTGCAATTACTGAAATTCCCGCGTTGACAAATCCAGAAGTGTCACGAGTGACGATCGCGTCTACACCATGTGCTATTCCACAAGCACACTGTACTGCATCCTCAAAATCTTGAAAATTCAATGCGATCGCTTGTTCTAAAATTCCTCTATCGACCGCACAAATATGTAAGTCTGTCAGAATTTGTGCAATTGCATCTTGAGCAGCGATCGCACCTGCTGCTTTTCGGACAATGTAATAGATGTTAGTAATCGTTGTGGCTGCAATAAACCCCTCAATTTCACCAGCATCAATTTTGTCAAACAGTTTTGCTGCATCTTCTATAAAAGGCTCTCGCTCTTGTAAAAAATCAATAACAACATTTGTATCGATTAAAACTCGCATCACTGATATTTCCGATCGAGATAGTTGATATAATCCGCTTCAATATCTTCACTCGACATTTCTGTACTTTTTGCAATTCCTCGCAGTCGAGATAAGTTTCCCTTTTTCAATCTGGAACTACTTTCTCGCTGTAGCGACTCCAACAGAGTTTGCATTAATTGCCAGCGATCGCTAATTGGTAACTGCAATGCCTGCTTTTGCAATTCTTGCAATGTCATTATAATTCTCCCGTGTGAGTGTATCTCACCTTTAATTGTAAATTGGCGCTCCTGAGATGCGGTAGATTCAGCAAGGTTTGCTTGAGAGATTGTCATAATTATAGATGCCATCATCACTCCCCACTCCCCACTCCCCACTATACACCATGCAATTTGAAGATTTCTGGTACATTGTCGCACTGAGCGACCAGTTACAGCCTAACACGGTGTTGGCCCGATCGCTCTTAGGAGAATGGCTGGCAATCTTTCGAGGAGAAGATGGACAAGCTGTGGCATTGCGCGATCGCTGTTTGCATCGCAGCAGTCGCTTATCCGCAGGAAAGGTTTGTAACGGCGCATTGCAATGCCCTTATCATGGCTGGATATACAATCAAAGCGGTAATGTTATTGCTGTTCCTTCCGAAGGAAATTCATTTAAACCATCCCAACAGCGTCAAGCCAAATGTTATGCAACAAAAGAACAGGATGGTTATGTTTATATTCGGTTAGCTGACAATCCTAACGAAGATTTTAATCCCTTTGCCATGCCTTACTATAAAGAGCTAGGATGGGAAACATTACGAGTCATTAATCGTTTTCCTAATAATGTTACAAATTGTGTAGAAAACTTTATAGATATTCCCCATACTGCTTTTGTTCATCCAGGCGTTTTCCGCAACTCCCGCCAACAAAAGCTAGAAATGAGTGTAGAACGGAAAAATGGTTCGGTTTTAGTGGAGTATGATAACGAAACCAGTAATTTAGGATGGTATAGTCGTTTTCTGAATCGGCAGGGTGCTGAAATTAAACATAGCGATCGCTTTTATATGCCGAATATTACCTGCGTAGAATACAAGATGGGAAATAACCGCCATTTGTTCATTACAAGCCAATCTATTCCCGAAACCGAAAATTCAACGCTAGTTTACACGGATGTTACTTATAACTATGGCATTTGGAATAAACTAGCGCGTCCGTTTGTCCGATGGACAGCACAACATATTATCCAGCAGGATGTGAAAATATTGGGCATTCAGGGGGAAGCGATCGCCAAATACGGAACCCAATTTTATAACACTCCTGCTGATACGATTCATGTGTTTGTAGAGTCTATTCGAGATGCGATCGCATCTGGAAAAGATCCGCGACAACTCCCTAATCAATCCGTTCAAGTAACATTTTTTGTATAATGTTTTACTATGCAAATCCTTGTACAAATTTTAGTTTTTTTAGCTTTTATCGGATTGGTAGGATGGACTATCTTCGATAAATCTGCTCGAACTCAACTCAAAGCAAAATGTCTTGAAGATTGGTTATTAGATAGCGCTGGACTGTTTGTTCAAGGAATGCTAATCCCCCTCCTGCAAGCAACGATAATTTATCAACTTTATCGTCACTGGCTACCGATGTCGCAAGGATATCTGCATGGGTATCCAATTTTTACCTTTCTTCTCAGTTTCGTTGCAGTTGATTATCTTTATTATTGGAATCATCGCTTGTTGCATTCGGCTTTTTTATGGAACATCCATCAAGTGCATCATACTGTTACTCATTTGGATGTTTTGGGAACATCTCGTAACACCATTTGGGCAAGCTTTCTAATTGTTTACCTGTGGGTTCATAGCTTGTTTCTGTACCTGCTAGCCGAGCCAACAGGCTATCTTTTAGGAGTTAGCTTAACTTCTGCCCTGGATTTATGGCGACACAGCCAATTAATCTTTCCCTCAAATAGTTGGCTTTACCGTTATTTATCTCCTTGGTTGATTATGCCCCAGGATCACTCATGGCATCATTCTAGCCAGTTTCCTAATTGCAATTACGGTGCCAATCTGAAACTTTGGGATAGGTTGCATGGAACTTATTATGAAGAAAGTGAATTGCCAACCGAAATCGGAACCACAACCTCATTAACTTTCATTCAAAAACTTTTATTACCCTTTTCATGACATTCCTGAGTACAATTCTTTTGTTCTTTCCTGCTATAGTTTTAGTGCTAACCGGTGGCTCGCTAATCTACTTCGCGCATTCACCCAGCATCCTCAGCGCTTTGGCTGTATTGTTTTCTCTTTACGGACTACCAGTGTTAGTTTATCGATTGCATCAGTGGATATATCCGCTTCGAGAGGGCATTAGTTATTTACGTGGAAAGGAGTACAATTCTTGGTGGGGTAGCCATCAAATTCAGGTTATTTATATTGCGATTCCAGCTTTAGAGGCGGTGCTGCGGCTGATTCCGGGAGTATTTTCTGTTTGGTTGCGTTTGTGGGGTGCGAAGGTAGGGCGAAATGTATACTGGACACCAGGGCTAGAAATTGCCGATCGCGGTTTGTTGGAAATTGGCGATCGCGTTGTAATTGGACATCGGGTTGGCATTTATTCTCACGTTATTAAACCTCGCAAGCAAGACTTAATGTTGTACGTCAAAAAAGTAAAAATTGGGAATGATGTTTTTGTAGGGGCAGGCTCGCATTTGGCTCCTGGTGTGGTAATTGATGATGGCATTTATATCACTGTCGCCACTAACTTTTATCCCAATCAAAAGGTGAGATAATGCGTCAGTTAATTCAACTATTTGGGCAACTACTTGCACCAACTGCCCAGCGATTCAATCGAGCATTGAATAACCCTCGCTCGACACAAGAATTAGTCCAGCAAGATATTTGCGATCGTCTCATTCAAAGTGAGTATGGTAAATCCTTGGGGATTCAATCTGTAGAAGATTGGCAGCGTGTCCCAATCGTTGATTATGACCAGCTTGAACCTTGTATTTTAGGAGAACAAAATTCTAAACGTAAGCGAATTCCACTTACACCAGAACCGATTTTGTTTTATGAAAAAACCTCTGGAAGTAGCGGTGCTGTTAAATGGATTCCTTACACGCGATCGCTCCGAAAATCGTTCAACCAAATGTTCTGTGTATGGGCGCACGACTTAATCCAAAATGGCCCTAAATTTTCAACGGGAAAGCTCTATGCTTGTATTTCGCCACAATTAAATTCCCCTAATTCCAAACCAGAAAATTCCCTGTCTTTGCAAGATGACTTAGATTACTTGGATGCTTGGTTGCGCTGGTTGTTGCGTCCTTGGTTGGTGATGCCAGAAAAACTTGAACACCTGCACAATGCCCAAAGCTTTAAACATCAGCTTTCTCTGGCATTATTGCAGGCTGAAAAACTTGAAATTGTTTCTATTTGGAGTCCCAGTTTTTTACAAATACATTTAAACTACATTCAGGAAAATAAAGAATTATTGCGAGAAGAATTACAGCGAAAAATATCAGATGAACGCCTTCAAATCCTTGCTGAACCTCAGATTCCTTGGACGCAACTTTGGTCTAATTTAAAGCTAATTTCCTGTTGGGATGCTGCCAATGCCGCAGATGGGGCTAAAGGGTTGCGATCGCAATTTCCCGATGTACTGGTTCAGGGTAAAGGTTTGCTAGCAACTGAAGCTCCGATGACGATTCCGTTGATAGAAGCTAACGGGTATGTTCCGGTGCTGGATGAAGTCTTTTTCGAGTTTGAAGACGATAGGGGTTCCTTGCACGGGTTACACGAACTCAGTATCGGACAGGTTTATACCATTATTTTGTCGCAGAAAGGAGGGTTGTATCGTTATCGAATTGGCGATCGAGTTCTGGCGATCGGAATGTATCGCCACACCCCTTGTTTAGAGTTTTTGGGACGACATGAAGCCATCAGTGATTTAGTTGGCGAAAAGCTACAAGAAAGCTTTGTACGTCATATTTTAGATCGCTTGAATCTTCAAGAAGCCAGTTTTAAAAGTTTAGTTCCCGTTGCCAATCCACCTCACTATATTCTGTTACTCGATCGAGCTAAAGAAACCCCAGAAATCCTTGCTCAACATCTAGATATTGCTTTGTCAGAATCAACTCAGTACCACCGTGCGAGATTACTCGATCAACTTGCACCCCCACAGGTTTTTATTTCCCCTAAAATTCCTGAATTATTAGCTTTGTACCATGTTCGATCGGGCAGCATTTGGGGTGGTATTAAGCATCCCATCCTCGCAACATCGCCTATTAACGCTGCACTTTTTTCTGAACTTAAATTTCGGCTCCAGTCAAATAATTGAGTAAACTCAAGCCCAAGAAGAAGCAATTTTTAATTCCACTTCAACCGGAACTTGCTGCAAATATAGTTCTCCAGCTTCCACCATCCCTCTTAACAATATTTGGGGCTTATTGACATTGTGGCGATTGCCCTGGGTGCGATCGCAGTCCTTGACGGCGCTAATTTTGTGGGCTATTCTATTTGTAATAAAAATATTGTAAATTTTTTAAATAAATCTTAAAGTAAATTATTAATTATTACACAATACCATACTGCTGGATCGAAAAGCAACCACTATAGCCACAGTCAGATATGTTAGGACAGTATCGATCGCTCAAAGCAAGGAAGCGACTGTGTTTTTACTCAGCACGGCGGACGTTGCACTCAGCACTTTGCTATATGTCGCCTCACTTGTCGAGCGCACTCATGAGTCCCCCTTGCTTAGATGCGATTGCCCTGCGGATGCACGGATAGATGAATCTGTGTTCAAAATCACGGCTAGCCGCCCTCTGCCCCTCTGCCCCTCTGCCCCTCTGCCCCTAGCCCCTCTGCCCCTCTGCCCCTCTGCCCCTCTGCCCCTAAAAAAAATTAAGCGATTAGTTGCTGAAGCGACCCATTATGTGAAATGATAGATATTTGTGTTTAATTCTGCCCAGACTGTACGGCTTGCAAAATTATGGCTAAAGGCGTTCGCATTGTTGTGACATTGGAATGTACCGAGTGTCGCACTAACCCAGCCAAACGATCGAATGGCGTTTCTCGTTACACCACGCAAAAGAACCGTCGCAATACGACGGCGAGACTAGAACTGAAAAAGTTCTGCCGTCACTGTAACAAACAGACCGTTCACAAGGAAATCAAATAGTCATCAGTCATTGGTCATGGGTCAGTAGTAAGTCAACAACCCACCGAAGCATCGGATTACCGATGTAGCGGGGGCTTGAAAGATAGCCCTAATTGACCAGACTCAGGCAGCAATGCCTACGTTAGTGGCAAGTGTTCAAGTTCTTACCTAC from Argonema galeatum A003/A1 harbors:
- a CDS encoding 2Fe-2S iron-sulfur cluster-binding protein, yielding MSDLYKISFPGTDYPPISVQIHENLSEHLTIKNSPVLFGCRTGLCGTCLVEAIGDIPAAKADEQEMLDTLAPNVPNARLACQLDLTTNVEICRF
- a CDS encoding type II toxin-antitoxin system VapC family toxin: MRVLIDTNVVIDFLQEREPFIEDAAKLFDKIDAGEIEGFIAATTITNIYYIVRKAAGAIAAQDAIAQILTDLHICAVDRGILEQAIALNFQDFEDAVQCACGIAHGVDAIVTRDTSGFVNAGISVIAPGELENITGE
- a CDS encoding aromatic ring-hydroxylating oxygenase subunit alpha, with the translated sequence MPSSLPTPHSPLYTMQFEDFWYIVALSDQLQPNTVLARSLLGEWLAIFRGEDGQAVALRDRCLHRSSRLSAGKVCNGALQCPYHGWIYNQSGNVIAVPSEGNSFKPSQQRQAKCYATKEQDGYVYIRLADNPNEDFNPFAMPYYKELGWETLRVINRFPNNVTNCVENFIDIPHTAFVHPGVFRNSRQQKLEMSVERKNGSVLVEYDNETSNLGWYSRFLNRQGAEIKHSDRFYMPNITCVEYKMGNNRHLFITSQSIPETENSTLVYTDVTYNYGIWNKLARPFVRWTAQHIIQQDVKILGIQGEAIAKYGTQFYNTPADTIHVFVESIRDAIASGKDPRQLPNQSVQVTFFV
- a CDS encoding sterol desaturase family protein, with the protein product MQILVQILVFLAFIGLVGWTIFDKSARTQLKAKCLEDWLLDSAGLFVQGMLIPLLQATIIYQLYRHWLPMSQGYLHGYPIFTFLLSFVAVDYLYYWNHRLLHSAFLWNIHQVHHTVTHLDVLGTSRNTIWASFLIVYLWVHSLFLYLLAEPTGYLLGVSLTSALDLWRHSQLIFPSNSWLYRYLSPWLIMPQDHSWHHSSQFPNCNYGANLKLWDRLHGTYYEESELPTEIGTTTSLTFIQKLLLPFS
- a CDS encoding acyltransferase produces the protein MLTGGSLIYFAHSPSILSALAVLFSLYGLPVLVYRLHQWIYPLREGISYLRGKEYNSWWGSHQIQVIYIAIPALEAVLRLIPGVFSVWLRLWGAKVGRNVYWTPGLEIADRGLLEIGDRVVIGHRVGIYSHVIKPRKQDLMLYVKKVKIGNDVFVGAGSHLAPGVVIDDGIYITVATNFYPNQKVR
- a CDS encoding GH3 family domain-containing protein; the protein is MRQLIQLFGQLLAPTAQRFNRALNNPRSTQELVQQDICDRLIQSEYGKSLGIQSVEDWQRVPIVDYDQLEPCILGEQNSKRKRIPLTPEPILFYEKTSGSSGAVKWIPYTRSLRKSFNQMFCVWAHDLIQNGPKFSTGKLYACISPQLNSPNSKPENSLSLQDDLDYLDAWLRWLLRPWLVMPEKLEHLHNAQSFKHQLSLALLQAEKLEIVSIWSPSFLQIHLNYIQENKELLREELQRKISDERLQILAEPQIPWTQLWSNLKLISCWDAANAADGAKGLRSQFPDVLVQGKGLLATEAPMTIPLIEANGYVPVLDEVFFEFEDDRGSLHGLHELSIGQVYTIILSQKGGLYRYRIGDRVLAIGMYRHTPCLEFLGRHEAISDLVGEKLQESFVRHILDRLNLQEASFKSLVPVANPPHYILLLDRAKETPEILAQHLDIALSESTQYHRARLLDQLAPPQVFISPKIPELLALYHVRSGSIWGGIKHPILATSPINAALFSELKFRLQSNN
- the rpmG gene encoding 50S ribosomal protein L33 — its product is MAKGVRIVVTLECTECRTNPAKRSNGVSRYTTQKNRRNTTARLELKKFCRHCNKQTVHKEIK